In Tachypleus tridentatus isolate NWPU-2018 chromosome 7, ASM421037v1, whole genome shotgun sequence, a genomic segment contains:
- the net gene encoding atonal bHLH transcription factor 8-like protein net, whose product MESHPATSEPVNRVAEADAMSDDSGVDLRTLAGALTPGSSRKNKRKSSEPRRRREIFQMKQFRWESDGSDTEQGFTDRPSSGDSGCIPDPSPTAVDVSLSRASTSSLTESRESVIQRLKSKGIRNSQTSCSSFDEAGPSGLSVHHYTQRHPAFQQEHQLTGNGISQFKLDVATSKTREDICRLEPTPSEEDNIHPALAERFTASQRPRNYKNLSRQRRIEANARERTRVHTISAAFENLRRAVPAYADSQKLSKLAILKIACAYIMALACLNDLDYSREQSRPTFADCVDLCTRTIQAEGRARRRSKD is encoded by the exons ATGGAATCCCATCCCGCTACTTCAGAGCCCGTAAATAGGGTAGCAGAAGCCGATGCCATGAGCGACGATAGTGGAGTGGACTTGAGAACTTTGGCCGGAGCTTTGACCCCAGGATCTAGCCGTAAGAACAAGCGAAAGTCGTCTGAGCCCAGGAGAAGGCGAGAGATATTTCAAATGAAGCAGTTTCGTTGGGAAAGTGACGGAAGCGACACAGAACAGGGCTTCACTGACCGTCCATCTAGTGGTGACAGTGGTTGCATCCCTGACCCTAGTCCAACAGCCGTTGACGTCAGTCTGTCCAGAGCTTCAACTTCTTCTCTTACAGAGTCTCGGGAGAGTGTAATCCAACGACTGAAGTCCAAAGGCATCCGCAATTCGCAAACTTCATGTTCGTCTTTTGATGAAGCAGGACCTTCAGGTTTATCAGTGCACCATTATACTCAGCGCCATCCTGCATTCCAACAAGAACACCAGTTAACTGGAAATGGTATCAGTCAGTTTAAGTTGGACGTGGCTACAAGCAAGACACGTGAGGATATCTGTAGGCTGGAACCTACACCTAGTGAAGAGGACAATATACATCCTGCCTTAGCAGAACGCTTTACAGCGTCTCAGCGGCcaagaaactacaaaaacttGAGTCGGCAAAGGAGAATAGAGGCTAATGCTAGAGAACGGACACGAGTTCATACTATCAGTGCAGCGTTTGAGAACCTTCGGCGGGCTGTTCCGGCTTATGCCGATAGCCAGAAATTGTCCAAGCTGGCCATTTTGAAGATTGCTTGTGCCTACATCATGGCTCTGGCCTGTTTGAACGATCTCGATTACAGCCGTGAGCAAAGTCGGCCAACATTTGCTGACTGTGTAGATCTCTGCACTCGAACCATTCAAGCGGAAGGAAGAGCACGTAGGAGATCGAAG gaTTAA